The following proteins come from a genomic window of Frankia casuarinae:
- the egtB gene encoding ergothioneine biosynthesis protein EgtB, producing MRLTRLTRSPASLASPAAPADRETAADQDAKPIREAKPITADTVADALRTARQRSLTYTDIAAEDLLRQHSPLMSPLVWDLAHVGNYEDLWLVRALAGGTGTRPGLDDIYDAFRHSRASRSRLALLGPAETRAYLHEVRGRTLDLLDRFGPDRFGPMAGAGAETAAVPERERLLADGFVYGMVVQHEHMHDETMLATHQLRQGPPVLAPGAAPPPGRRVPRPEVLVPGGEFTLGTSIHPWAFDNEDPAHRVHLPAFWIDTLPVSNRAQIAFIDAGGYDDERLWSAAGWEWRQTEGLSAPAFWWREGGTWLRRRFGRVEPVPLDEPVQHVCWYEAEAHARWAGRRLPTEAEWEKAAAYDPVTGRSRRYPWGDTDPTPERANLGNWTSGPAPLGAYPAGASPCGAEQMIGDVWEWTASGFTPYPGFVSYPYREYSEVFFPKAGRESSFRVLRGGSWATDAVAVRATFRNWDYPIRRQIFAGFRLARDAG from the coding sequence GTGCGTCTCACTCGTCTGACCCGGTCCCCGGCATCCCTGGCATCCCCAGCCGCCCCGGCCGACCGGGAGACCGCCGCCGACCAGGATGCGAAGCCGATCCGGGAGGCGAAGCCGATCACCGCCGACACCGTCGCCGACGCCCTGCGGACCGCACGCCAGCGTTCACTCACGTACACCGACATCGCCGCGGAGGATCTCCTCCGCCAGCACTCGCCGCTGATGTCCCCGCTGGTCTGGGACCTCGCCCACGTCGGCAACTACGAGGATCTCTGGCTGGTGCGCGCGCTGGCCGGCGGCACCGGGACGCGGCCGGGGCTCGACGACATCTACGACGCGTTCCGGCACAGCCGCGCGAGCCGCAGCCGGCTGGCCCTGCTCGGCCCCGCCGAGACCAGGGCGTACCTGCACGAGGTCCGCGGCCGCACTCTCGACCTCCTCGACCGGTTCGGACCCGACCGGTTCGGACCGATGGCTGGCGCCGGCGCGGAAACCGCTGCCGTACCGGAGCGGGAACGACTGCTCGCCGACGGCTTCGTCTACGGCATGGTCGTGCAGCACGAGCACATGCACGACGAAACGATGCTCGCCACGCACCAGCTCCGCCAGGGACCGCCGGTACTTGCTCCCGGCGCGGCGCCACCGCCCGGCCGCCGGGTGCCGCGGCCGGAGGTCCTCGTGCCGGGCGGCGAGTTCACCCTCGGCACCAGTATCCATCCCTGGGCCTTCGACAACGAGGATCCCGCCCACCGCGTCCACCTCCCCGCGTTCTGGATCGACACCCTCCCCGTCTCCAACCGGGCGCAGATCGCCTTCATCGACGCCGGCGGATACGACGACGAGCGGCTCTGGTCGGCGGCGGGATGGGAATGGCGCCAGACGGAGGGCCTGAGCGCGCCCGCGTTCTGGTGGCGCGAGGGCGGCACCTGGCTGCGCCGCCGGTTCGGCCGGGTCGAGCCGGTTCCCCTCGACGAGCCGGTCCAGCACGTGTGCTGGTACGAGGCCGAGGCGCATGCCCGCTGGGCCGGCAGGCGGCTACCGACCGAGGCCGAGTGGGAGAAGGCCGCCGCCTACGACCCGGTCACCGGACGTTCACGGCGGTATCCGTGGGGGGACACCGATCCGACTCCGGAGCGTGCCAATCTGGGCAACTGGACGAGCGGCCCGGCCCCGCTGGGGGCCTATCCCGCGGGCGCGAGTCCCTGCGGAGCCGAACAGATGATCGGGGACGTCTGGGAATGGACGGCGAGCGGGTTCACGCCGTACCCGGGCTTCGTGTCTTACCCCTACCGGGAGTACAGCGAGGTCTTCTTTCCGAAGGCCGGGCGGGAGTCGTCCTTCCGCGTCCTGCGCGGAGGCAGCTGGGCGACGGACGCCGTCGCCGTCCGCGCCACGTTCCGGAACTGGGACTACCCGATCCGCCGGCAGATCTTCGCCGGATTCCGGCTGGCCCGCGACGCCGGGTGA
- the egtC gene encoding ergothioneine biosynthesis protein EgtC yields MCRHLAWIGTPRTLAGLTLERPYSLLRQSWSPRRMRHGTVNADGFGVGWYAPALRAAPARFRRAVPMWTDASYASIAGAVASGCVLAAVRSATVGMPIEESATAPFTDGHRLLSHNGRVDPVAVRRMLRDRPDAPVPDSTCDSALLAALVWEHAGKRPLAEAVAEVVLSLDAAGSGERARLNLLVVDGTQIVATAWRDSLSYRREKDGVLVASEPDDDEPGWVDVPDHHLLVADTHQVTLRNMIS; encoded by the coding sequence GTGTGCCGGCACCTCGCCTGGATCGGAACGCCACGGACCCTGGCGGGGCTGACCTTGGAGCGTCCGTACAGCCTGCTGCGCCAGTCGTGGTCGCCGAGGCGGATGCGCCACGGCACGGTGAACGCCGACGGGTTCGGAGTCGGCTGGTACGCCCCGGCGCTGCGGGCGGCGCCGGCCCGGTTCCGCCGGGCCGTGCCGATGTGGACGGACGCCTCGTACGCCTCGATCGCCGGCGCGGTCGCCTCCGGCTGCGTGCTGGCGGCCGTGCGTAGCGCCACCGTCGGCATGCCGATCGAAGAAAGCGCGACGGCTCCCTTCACCGACGGCCACCGGCTGCTCAGCCACAACGGCCGGGTCGACCCGGTGGCCGTCCGGCGGATGCTGCGCGACCGGCCCGACGCTCCGGTCCCGGACTCGACGTGCGACTCCGCGCTGCTCGCCGCGCTGGTGTGGGAGCACGCCGGGAAGCGTCCACTCGCCGAGGCGGTCGCCGAGGTCGTGCTGTCGCTGGACGCGGCGGGTTCGGGCGAGCGGGCCCGGCTGAACCTGCTGGTGGTGGATGGAACCCAGATCGTGGCGACCGCCTGGCGGGACAGCCTGTCATACCGGAGGGAGAAGGATGGAGTCCTGGTCGCAAGCGAACCAGACGATGACGAACCGGGCTGGGTGGACGTTCCGGACCATCACCTCCTGGTAGCCGACACACATCAAGTCACTCTTCGTAACATGATCTCCTAG
- the egtD gene encoding L-histidine N(alpha)-methyltransferase, with protein MTPRTPTTTRADDAVPEGTGANGTAEIPFPGLSVDRHLHESDRAVTLARDVLAGLTASPRELPPKWFYDTTGGMLFDKITRLAEYYPTRRERAILVSYADEIAAACPADTLVELGSGTSDKTRLLLDALRAAGNLRRFIPFDVDEAALVRAGRGILTTYPGLSVAAVVGDFERHLHQLPRGGHRLLAFLGGTVGNLRPAQRQNLLRTLREQAESSDALLLGTDLVKDVDRLVAAYDDGAGVTAAFNRNVLTVINRELGGDFDIRGFAHVAVWNAENSWIEMRLRSVREQRVSIATLAVTVDFQPGEEILTEISAKFTLDGIASELALAGWAVARQWTDPDGDFAVTLATPSSAPAAVPV; from the coding sequence ATGACACCAAGGACTCCGACAACCACCCGAGCGGATGATGCCGTCCCTGAGGGGACGGGCGCGAACGGCACGGCGGAGATCCCGTTCCCGGGCCTCTCCGTCGACCGCCACCTGCACGAGTCGGATCGCGCCGTCACGCTGGCCCGCGACGTGCTCGCCGGCCTCACCGCGAGCCCCCGCGAGCTGCCGCCGAAGTGGTTCTACGACACCACCGGCGGCATGCTGTTCGACAAGATCACCCGGTTGGCGGAGTACTACCCGACCCGGCGGGAACGGGCCATCCTGGTCAGTTACGCCGACGAGATCGCGGCTGCCTGTCCGGCCGACACCCTCGTCGAGCTGGGATCGGGAACCTCCGACAAGACCAGGCTGCTGCTCGACGCGCTGCGGGCGGCCGGCAACCTCCGCCGTTTCATCCCCTTCGATGTCGACGAGGCGGCCCTGGTGCGGGCAGGTCGCGGAATCCTCACCACCTACCCGGGGCTCTCCGTGGCGGCCGTGGTCGGGGACTTCGAACGGCATCTGCACCAGTTGCCCCGAGGTGGCCATCGGTTGCTCGCCTTCCTCGGCGGCACGGTCGGCAATCTGCGCCCTGCGCAGCGGCAGAACCTCCTCCGTACGCTGCGCGAGCAGGCCGAGAGCTCCGACGCCCTACTACTGGGAACGGACCTCGTCAAGGACGTCGACCGCCTCGTCGCCGCGTACGACGACGGTGCCGGGGTCACCGCCGCTTTCAACCGCAATGTGCTGACGGTGATCAACCGGGAACTCGGGGGCGACTTCGACATCCGCGGATTCGCGCATGTGGCGGTCTGGAACGCCGAGAACTCCTGGATCGAGATGCGGCTACGTTCCGTTCGGGAGCAGCGCGTCTCGATCGCGACCCTCGCCGTTACGGTCGACTTCCAACCGGGGGAGGAGATCCTCACCGAGATCAGCGCTAAGTTCACCCTGGACGGCATCGCCTCGGAGCTTGCGCTGGCGGGCTGGGCGGTGGCGCGGCAGTGGACGGATCCCGATGGGGATTTTGCCGTGACGCTCGCGACGCCGTCGTCCGCCCCCGCCGCCGTCCCGGTCTGA
- the ilvD gene encoding dihydroxy-acid dehydratase — protein sequence MPALRSRTTTHGRNMAGARALWRATGMTDDDFGKPIVAVANSFTEFVPGHVHLRNLGSLVAGAVAEAGGVAREFNTIAVDDGIAMGHGGMLYSLPSRELIADSVEYMVNAHCADALVCISNCDKITPGMLLAALRLNIPTVFVSGGAMESGNAVISGGTARSRLDLITAMSAAVNPDVSDGDLSTIERSACPTCGSCSGMFTANSMNCLTEAIGLSLPGNGSTLATAAARRELFVEAGRLVVDLARRYYEKDDEAVLPRSIATAAAFRNAFAVDVAMGGSTNTVLHLLAAAVEAGVDVTLADIDQISRTVPCLCKVAPSSTRYYMEDVHRAGGIPAILGELDRAGLLDPDPHTVHSASLREFLDRWDVRGPSPSPDAIELFHAAPGGVRTIEPFSSTNRWDTLDTDARDGCIRSVEHAYSAEGGLAVLFGNLAVEGAVVKTAGVDEGQWTFRGPALVVESQEEAVDAILTGRVKAGNVIIVRYEGPRGGPGMQEMLYPTAFLKGRGLGPKCALITDGRFSGGSSGLSIGHVSPEAAHGGTIALVRDGDIIEIDIPARRLELVVSDEELASRRAALEAAGGYRPTGRERPVSMALRAYAAMATSASTGAARDVGLLGG from the coding sequence ATGCCCGCCCTGCGCTCCCGCACCACCACCCACGGCCGGAACATGGCCGGCGCCCGCGCCCTGTGGCGCGCGACCGGGATGACCGACGACGACTTTGGCAAGCCGATCGTCGCCGTGGCTAACAGCTTCACCGAGTTCGTCCCGGGGCATGTGCACTTGCGTAACCTTGGCTCGCTGGTGGCCGGGGCGGTGGCCGAGGCCGGTGGGGTGGCGCGCGAGTTCAACACCATTGCCGTGGACGACGGCATCGCGATGGGGCATGGCGGGATGCTCTACTCGCTGCCGTCCCGCGAGCTCATCGCCGACAGCGTCGAGTACATGGTGAACGCCCACTGCGCCGACGCCCTGGTCTGCATCTCCAACTGCGACAAGATCACCCCGGGGATGCTGCTCGCGGCACTGCGGCTGAACATCCCGACCGTGTTCGTCTCCGGCGGAGCGATGGAGTCGGGCAACGCGGTCATCTCCGGCGGCACGGCTCGGTCCAGGCTGGACCTCATCACCGCGATGTCGGCGGCGGTCAACCCGGACGTCTCGGACGGCGACCTGTCGACGATCGAGCGTTCGGCCTGCCCGACGTGTGGATCCTGCTCCGGCATGTTCACGGCGAACTCGATGAACTGCCTGACCGAGGCGATCGGGCTGTCCCTGCCCGGCAACGGGTCGACCCTGGCCACCGCCGCCGCCCGCCGTGAGCTGTTCGTCGAGGCCGGGCGCCTCGTGGTCGACCTGGCGCGGCGCTATTACGAGAAGGACGACGAGGCGGTCCTGCCCCGGTCGATCGCGACCGCCGCCGCCTTCCGTAACGCCTTCGCGGTCGACGTGGCGATGGGCGGCTCGACGAACACCGTGCTGCATCTGTTGGCCGCCGCCGTCGAGGCCGGCGTTGACGTCACCCTCGCCGACATCGACCAGATCTCCCGCACCGTCCCCTGCCTGTGCAAGGTGGCGCCGAGCTCCACCCGTTACTACATGGAGGACGTCCACCGGGCGGGCGGCATCCCCGCGATCCTCGGCGAGCTCGACCGGGCCGGGCTGCTCGACCCGGACCCGCACACGGTGCACTCCGCGAGCCTGCGCGAGTTCCTCGACCGCTGGGACGTCCGCGGCCCGAGCCCCTCGCCGGACGCGATCGAGCTGTTCCACGCGGCGCCGGGTGGCGTGCGCACGATCGAGCCGTTCAGCTCCACCAATCGGTGGGACACCCTTGACACCGACGCCAGGGACGGTTGCATCCGTTCGGTCGAGCACGCCTACTCCGCCGAGGGTGGGCTCGCGGTGCTGTTCGGCAACCTGGCCGTCGAGGGCGCCGTCGTGAAGACGGCCGGTGTGGACGAGGGCCAGTGGACCTTCCGCGGCCCGGCGCTCGTGGTCGAGAGCCAGGAAGAAGCGGTCGACGCCATCCTCACCGGGCGGGTCAAGGCCGGGAATGTGATCATCGTCCGCTACGAGGGCCCTCGCGGCGGTCCGGGGATGCAGGAGATGCTCTACCCCACCGCGTTCCTCAAGGGCCGCGGTCTCGGCCCGAAGTGCGCCCTGATCACCGACGGCCGGTTCTCCGGCGGGAGCTCCGGACTGTCGATCGGTCACGTCTCCCCGGAGGCGGCCCACGGCGGGACGATCGCCCTGGTCCGCGACGGGGACATCATCGAGATCGACATCCCGGCCCGCCGGCTGGAGCTCGTGGTCTCCGACGAGGAGCTGGCGAGCCGACGCGCGGCGCTGGAGGCGGCCGGCGGCTACCGTCCCACCGGGCGGGAACGGCCGGTGTCCATGGCGCTGCGGGCCTATGCGGCGATGGCGACCTCGGCCTCCACCGGTGCCGCGCGCGACGTCGGTCTGCTCGGCGGCTGA
- a CDS encoding antibiotic biosynthesis monooxygenase family protein, with translation MASERRDGGRPAGAVLEVARFDIKPGSEDDFVAAYHGVRAELVGTPGCRSARMTRGVESPSSFVLLVEWDSLDAHLTNFRESERFVRWRAALGPYFDGTPTVAHSADVPAAPGPA, from the coding sequence ATGGCGAGTGAGAGGCGGGACGGCGGGCGGCCCGCCGGGGCGGTCCTCGAAGTTGCCCGGTTCGACATCAAACCGGGCAGCGAGGACGATTTCGTCGCCGCGTATCACGGGGTGCGTGCGGAGCTCGTCGGCACGCCGGGCTGTCGTTCCGCGCGGATGACCCGCGGGGTCGAGTCACCGTCGAGTTTCGTGCTGCTCGTCGAGTGGGACAGCCTGGACGCCCATCTGACGAACTTCCGGGAGTCGGAGCGGTTTGTCCGCTGGCGTGCCGCCCTCGGCCCGTACTTCGACGGCACCCCGACGGTGGCGCACAGCGCAGACGTCCCCGCCGCTCCCGGCCCGGCCTGA
- the dnaB gene encoding replicative DNA helicase: MSVTEISRGSGGSAEFDRTPPHDLPAEQSVLGGMLLSKDAIADVVEVLRTGDFYRPAHGLVYEVIGDLYGRGEPADVISVAAELSRRDLLERVGGPAYMHTLISSVPTAANAGYYARIVAEKAVLRRLAEAGTRIVQLAYGAAPDVSDVVDRAQAAVYEVTERRTNEDYLPLGELLNPALEEIESIQGHDGSLTGVPTGFVDLDELTNGLHGGQLWIVAARPAVGKSTLGLDFARAASIKNGMASVIFSLEMSRMEITMRLLSAEARVSLQNIRTGRLTDDDWGRLARRIGEVAEAPLFIDDSPHLTMMEVRAKARRLKQRNELRLVILDYLQLMSSPKKVENRQQEVSEISRSLKLLAKELDVPVVAISQLNRASEQRADKRPQVSDLRESGSLEQDADAVILLYREDTVEKESARAGEADLIIAKHRNGPTGTVTVAFQGHYSRFVDMAN; this comes from the coding sequence GTGAGCGTCACCGAGATCTCGCGTGGTTCCGGTGGGAGTGCAGAGTTCGACCGGACTCCCCCGCACGACCTGCCCGCTGAGCAGAGTGTGCTCGGCGGCATGCTGCTGTCGAAAGACGCCATCGCCGACGTCGTCGAGGTCCTGCGGACGGGTGACTTTTACCGTCCCGCGCACGGCCTCGTGTACGAGGTCATCGGCGATCTCTACGGCCGGGGGGAGCCTGCGGACGTCATCAGCGTCGCCGCCGAGCTCAGCCGCCGAGATCTGCTCGAACGGGTGGGCGGTCCGGCCTACATGCACACCCTCATCTCGAGCGTGCCCACTGCGGCCAACGCCGGGTACTACGCCCGTATCGTCGCGGAGAAGGCGGTCCTGCGCCGCCTCGCGGAGGCCGGCACCCGCATCGTGCAGCTCGCCTACGGCGCGGCTCCGGACGTCAGCGACGTCGTCGACCGCGCCCAGGCGGCCGTGTACGAGGTGACCGAGCGCCGGACGAACGAGGACTACCTGCCGCTGGGGGAGCTGCTCAACCCGGCGTTGGAGGAGATCGAGTCCATCCAGGGGCACGACGGTTCGCTGACCGGGGTGCCCACCGGTTTCGTCGACCTCGACGAGCTGACCAACGGCCTGCACGGCGGCCAGCTGTGGATCGTCGCGGCCAGGCCGGCCGTGGGCAAGTCGACCCTCGGCCTGGACTTCGCCCGGGCGGCGTCGATCAAGAACGGGATGGCGTCGGTCATCTTTTCGCTGGAGATGAGCCGCATGGAGATCACCATGCGGCTGTTGTCCGCCGAGGCGCGGGTGTCCCTGCAGAACATCCGCACGGGCCGGCTCACCGACGACGACTGGGGTCGCCTGGCCCGCCGGATAGGCGAGGTCGCGGAGGCCCCGCTGTTCATCGACGACAGCCCGCACCTGACGATGATGGAGGTCCGGGCGAAGGCCCGGCGGTTGAAGCAGCGTAACGAGCTGCGTCTGGTGATCCTCGACTACCTGCAGCTGATGTCGTCGCCCAAGAAGGTGGAGAACCGTCAGCAGGAGGTCAGCGAGATCTCGCGGTCGCTGAAGCTGCTCGCCAAGGAGCTCGACGTTCCGGTGGTCGCCATCTCCCAGCTCAACCGCGCCTCCGAGCAGCGGGCCGACAAGCGTCCCCAGGTCTCCGACCTGCGCGAGTCCGGAAGCCTGGAGCAGGACGCCGACGCGGTGATCCTGCTGTACCGGGAGGACACGGTCGAGAAGGAGTCGGCGCGCGCCGGCGAGGCGGACCTCATCATCGCCAAGCACCGCAACGGGCCGACTGGCACCGTCACCGTCGCCTTCCAGGGTCATTACTCACGGTTCGTCGACATGGCGAACTGA